One Manihot esculenta cultivar AM560-2 chromosome 6, M.esculenta_v8, whole genome shotgun sequence DNA segment encodes these proteins:
- the LOC110618112 gene encoding probable galacturonosyltransferase-like 3, protein MPPKFRPLFFVILLLATAATITAHSLSNALYFEQLTVFREAPAFRNGLECPQATWSSTIKGQSQHGLSSIIHIAMTLDSTYLRGSIAGVLSVLQHATCPENIVFHFLSTHRRAELRRTITLTFPYLNFHLYHFDADLVKGKISFSIRRALDQPLNYARFYLADLLPASVGRIIYFDSDLIVVDDVAKLWSFNLGAHVLGAPEYCHANFTNYFNSRFWSNPAYAASFRGRKPCYFNTGVMVIDVLKWRNGKYTQKLEYWMRIQKKYRIYELGSLPPFLLVFAGNVEGVEHRWNQHGLGGDNLHGLCRDLHPGPASLLHWSGKGKPWLRIDSKRPCPLDSLWAPYDLYRHSLLFSDS, encoded by the coding sequence ATGCCTCCAAAATTCCGGCCTCTCTTCTTCGTCATTCTACTTCTAGCCACCGCCGCCACCATTACCGCACACAGTTTATCAAATGCACTGTATTTTGAGCAGCTTACGGTGTTTCGAGAAGCGCCGGCGTTTCGAAACGGCCTGGAATGTCCCCAAGCTACATGGTCATCCACCATCAAGGGACAGTCCCAGCATGGCCTTTCGTCGATTATCCATATTGCCATGACTCTCGACTCCACCTACCTCCGTGGCTCCATTGCCGGCGTCCTATCCGTATTGCAGCATGCCACTTGTCCCGAGAATATTGTCTTCCACTTCCTCTCCACGCATCGCCGCGCCGAGCTCCGCCGCACGATTACTTTGACGTTTCCGTATCTCAACTTCCACCTCTATCACTTCGACGCCGATTTAGTCAAAGGAAAAATCTCTTTCTCCATTCGCCGGGCTCTGGATCAACCGTTGAATTACGCTAGATTTTACCTCGCCGATTTGTTACCGGCTAGTGTGGGCAGGATCATATACTTCGATTCTGATCTAATAGTGGTTGATGACGTGGCTAAATTATGGAGTTTCAATTTGGGTGCTCACGTTCTAGGTGCACCCGAGTACTGCCACGCTAACTTCACCAACTACTTCAATTCACGATTTTGGTCCAACCCGGCGTATGCGGCGTCGTTTAGAGGGAGGAAGCCTTGCTATTTTAACACAGGGGTGATGGTGATAGACGTGTTGAAATGGAGAAATGGAAAGTACACGCAGAAACTGGAGTACTGGATGAGGATACAAAAGAAGTATAGAATCTATGAATTGGGTTCTTTACCACCGTTCTTGCTTGTCTTCGCTGGGAATGTGGAAGGCGTGGAGCATAGATGGAACCAACATGGGCTTGGCGGTGATAATCTTCATGGGTTGTGTAGAGATCTACATCCTGGTCCTGCTAGCTTGCTCCATTGGAGCGGAAAGGGTAAGCCTTGGCTTAGAATTGACTCCAAAAGACCCTGTCCCTTGGATTCACTATGGGCTCCTTACGATTTGTATCGCCACTCTTTACTCTTCTCTGATAGTTGA
- the LOC110617305 gene encoding receptor-like protein 4 isoform X4, protein MLLFFPPLLTNLTNALSALLNCFPFLLLADISYYIDCGGPTNSTDHFNTTWLSDRFFTGGLTSVVSEPLHFRFPQEKTLRFFPLSSGKKNCYIVPLPSGRYYIRTFTVYDNYDGKSHSPSFDASVEGTLVFSWRSPWSENLARDGAYSDLFAFVKDGEADICFYSIATDPPVIGSLEIRQIDSLSYDSDKIGNNFILVNYGRLSCGSLQGGPGFSSDTDVFGRSWQSDSVFRSQSTSNKFHSFSTREKITGTGQAPNFFPMKLYQSAVTGNGVLEYEVTVDAKLDYVLWFHFAEIDSIVKKKGQRVFDVLVNDKNVSRVDIYAQVGSFAAYSFQYTVHNLSSSALTVKLRPVTGAPLISGIENYALIPNDISTAPEQVAAMKALKVSLRVPDRMGWNGDPCAPTNWDTWEGVTCHSNKDGTALVISQIDLGSQGLKGYLSDQISLLSNLVSLNLSSNSLVGTLPSGLGHKSLVRLDLSNNQFSGPIPESLASSSLQLALLSNNLLEGPVQEELYSIGVHGGTIDNGCKEKQISEAEVLDAS, encoded by the exons ATGCTTCTCTTCTTCCCACCTCTTTTAACTAATTTAACTAACGCGCTTTCTGCTTTACTCAACTGCTTTCCTTTCCTTCTCCTCGCAGATATTTCTTACTATATAGACTGCGGCGGCCCCACTAACTCCACCGACCACTTCAACACCACCTGGCTCTCCGACCGCTTCTTCACTGGCGGCCTTACTTCCGTCGTCTCTGAGCCCCTTCACTTCCGCTTCCCTCAGGAGAAGACTCTCCGTTTTTTTCCTCTTTCCTCTGGGAAGAAGAACTGCTATATTGTTCCGCTTCCTAGTGGCCGTTACTATATTCGTACTTTCACTGTTTATGACAACTATGACGGTAAGTCTCATTCTCCGAGTTTCGATGCCTCCGTTGAAGGAACTCTTGTTTTCTCCTGGCGCTCCCCTTGGTCTGAGAATCTCGCTCGTGACGGTGCTTACTCTGATCTCTTCGCGTTTGTTAAAGATGGTGAGGCGGATATCTGTTTTTACAGCATTGCTACTGATCCTCCGGTGATCGGTTCTCTCGAAATCCGTCAAATTGATTCGCTGTCGTATGATTCTGATAAAATTGGTAACAATTTCATCCTCGTCAACTACGGCCGTTTATCCTGCGGCTCCCTCCAAGGGGGACCAGGGTTCAGCAGCGATACTGACGTCTTCGGCCGCTCTTGGCAGTCCGATTCTGTATTTCGATCCCAAAGCACCTCAAACAAATTTCATTCCTTCTCCACCCGAGAAAAAATAACTGGCACAGGTCAGGCACCGAATTTCTTCCCAATGAAGCTTTACCAGTCTGCAGTTACGGGAAACGGAGTTTTGGAGTACGAAGTAACCGTGGATGCGAAATTGGATTACGTGCTGTGGTTTCACTTCGCTGAGATTGATTCGATCGTGAAGAAGAAGGGGCAGAGAGTCTTTGATGTGCTGGTGAATGACAAAAACGTTAGTAGAGTTGATATTTATGCGCAGGTTGGGAGCTTCGCAGCCTATAGCTTCCAGTATACGGTGCACAATCTGAGCAGTAGTGCGTTGACTGTGAAGCTAAGGCCGGTTACGGGGGCGCCACTGATTAGTGGAATTGAGAATTATGCTCTGATTCCGAACGATATCTCCACAGCTCCTGAGCAAG TTGCTGCTATGAAAGCATTGAAGGTGTCTCTTCGTGTTCCTGATAGAATGGGTTGGAACGGTGATCCTTGCGCTCCTACTAACTGGGATACTTGGGAAGGTGTTACCTGCCATTCCAACAAAGATGGAACTGCTCTTGTTATATCCCAAAT AGATCTCGGAAGCCAGGGCTTGAAAGGTTACTTAAGTGATCAGATTAGTCTTTTATCAAACTTGGTAAGCCT GAATTTAAGTTCTAATTCTTTGGTAGGCACTCTTCCATCAGGGCTAGGTCATAAATCACTTGTGCGGTT GGATTTATCAAACAATCAGTTCTCTGGACCCATACCAGAAAGTCTAGCATCTTCAAGTCTGCAGCTTGC GTTATTGAGTAATAACTTGTTGGAAGGACCAGTGCAAGAGGAGCTTTATTCAATTGGTGTGCATGGTGGAACTATTGA
- the LOC110617305 gene encoding receptor-like protein 4 isoform X2: protein MSFFFLSPFLLLLSPALSFPSDISYYIDCGGPTNSTDHFNTTWLSDRFFTGGLTSVVSEPLHFRFPQEKTLRFFPLSSGKKNCYIVPLPSGRYYIRTFTVYDNYDGKSHSPSFDASVEGTLVFSWRSPWSENLARDGAYSDLFAFVKDGEADICFYSIATDPPVIGSLEIRQIDSLSYDSDKIGNNFILVNYGRLSCGSLQGGPGFSSDTDVFGRSWQSDSVFRSQSTSNKFHSFSTREKITGTGQAPNFFPMKLYQSAVTGNGVLEYEVTVDAKLDYVLWFHFAEIDSIVKKKGQRVFDVLVNDKNVSRVDIYAQVGSFAAYSFQYTVHNLSSSALTVKLRPVTGAPLISGIENYALIPNDISTAPEQVAAMKALKVSLRVPDRMGWNGDPCAPTNWDTWEGVTCHSNKDGTALVISQIDLGSQGLKGYLSDQISLLSNLVSLNLSSNSLVGTLPSGLGHKSLVRLDLSNNQFSGPIPESLASSSLQLALLSNNLLEGPVQEELYSIGVHGGTIDLSGNKGLCGVPSLPQCSLFWENGHLSTGGKIVLALSCLVFVSLLLLGVCICIKRGRNDYDFAPTHDLTTMAAKRNRYQRQKSLMLLEMESQHAKGLPSPYGPH from the exons AtgtccttcttcttcctctctcccttccttctccttctctcCCCTGCTCTTTCCTTCCCCAGTG ATATTTCTTACTATATAGACTGCGGCGGCCCCACTAACTCCACCGACCACTTCAACACCACCTGGCTCTCCGACCGCTTCTTCACTGGCGGCCTTACTTCCGTCGTCTCTGAGCCCCTTCACTTCCGCTTCCCTCAGGAGAAGACTCTCCGTTTTTTTCCTCTTTCCTCTGGGAAGAAGAACTGCTATATTGTTCCGCTTCCTAGTGGCCGTTACTATATTCGTACTTTCACTGTTTATGACAACTATGACGGTAAGTCTCATTCTCCGAGTTTCGATGCCTCCGTTGAAGGAACTCTTGTTTTCTCCTGGCGCTCCCCTTGGTCTGAGAATCTCGCTCGTGACGGTGCTTACTCTGATCTCTTCGCGTTTGTTAAAGATGGTGAGGCGGATATCTGTTTTTACAGCATTGCTACTGATCCTCCGGTGATCGGTTCTCTCGAAATCCGTCAAATTGATTCGCTGTCGTATGATTCTGATAAAATTGGTAACAATTTCATCCTCGTCAACTACGGCCGTTTATCCTGCGGCTCCCTCCAAGGGGGACCAGGGTTCAGCAGCGATACTGACGTCTTCGGCCGCTCTTGGCAGTCCGATTCTGTATTTCGATCCCAAAGCACCTCAAACAAATTTCATTCCTTCTCCACCCGAGAAAAAATAACTGGCACAGGTCAGGCACCGAATTTCTTCCCAATGAAGCTTTACCAGTCTGCAGTTACGGGAAACGGAGTTTTGGAGTACGAAGTAACCGTGGATGCGAAATTGGATTACGTGCTGTGGTTTCACTTCGCTGAGATTGATTCGATCGTGAAGAAGAAGGGGCAGAGAGTCTTTGATGTGCTGGTGAATGACAAAAACGTTAGTAGAGTTGATATTTATGCGCAGGTTGGGAGCTTCGCAGCCTATAGCTTCCAGTATACGGTGCACAATCTGAGCAGTAGTGCGTTGACTGTGAAGCTAAGGCCGGTTACGGGGGCGCCACTGATTAGTGGAATTGAGAATTATGCTCTGATTCCGAACGATATCTCCACAGCTCCTGAGCAAG TTGCTGCTATGAAAGCATTGAAGGTGTCTCTTCGTGTTCCTGATAGAATGGGTTGGAACGGTGATCCTTGCGCTCCTACTAACTGGGATACTTGGGAAGGTGTTACCTGCCATTCCAACAAAGATGGAACTGCTCTTGTTATATCCCAAAT AGATCTCGGAAGCCAGGGCTTGAAAGGTTACTTAAGTGATCAGATTAGTCTTTTATCAAACTTGGTAAGCCT GAATTTAAGTTCTAATTCTTTGGTAGGCACTCTTCCATCAGGGCTAGGTCATAAATCACTTGTGCGGTT GGATTTATCAAACAATCAGTTCTCTGGACCCATACCAGAAAGTCTAGCATCTTCAAGTCTGCAGCTTGC GTTATTGAGTAATAACTTGTTGGAAGGACCAGTGCAAGAGGAGCTTTATTCAATTGGTGTGCATGGTGGAACTATTGA CCTGTCTGGTAACAAAGGTTTGTGTGGAGTTCCCTCTTTGCCACAATGCTCATTATTTTGGGAAAATGGGCATTTATCCACTGGTGGTAAAATTGTGCTAGCCCTATCGTGTCTTGTTTTTGTCTCTTTGCTTCTCTTGGGAGTATGCATATGCATCAAGAGGGGGAGAAATGATTATGACTTTGCCCCCACTCATGATTTAACAA
- the LOC110617509 gene encoding small polypeptide DEVIL 4 — MKMSSSSSSITMGVSKRRISSRGLGAALKEQRARLYIIKRCVVMLLCWHD, encoded by the coding sequence ATGAAGatgagcagcagcagcagctccATCACCATGGGAGTATCAAAGAGAAGGATTTCTAGCAGAGGTCTGGGAGCTGCACTTAAAGAGCAAAGAGCTAGGCTTTATATTATAAAGAGATGTGTGGTAATGCTCCTCTGTTGGCATGACTAG
- the LOC110617305 gene encoding receptor-like protein 4 isoform X1 → MLLFFPPLLTNLTNALSALLNCFPFLLLADISYYIDCGGPTNSTDHFNTTWLSDRFFTGGLTSVVSEPLHFRFPQEKTLRFFPLSSGKKNCYIVPLPSGRYYIRTFTVYDNYDGKSHSPSFDASVEGTLVFSWRSPWSENLARDGAYSDLFAFVKDGEADICFYSIATDPPVIGSLEIRQIDSLSYDSDKIGNNFILVNYGRLSCGSLQGGPGFSSDTDVFGRSWQSDSVFRSQSTSNKFHSFSTREKITGTGQAPNFFPMKLYQSAVTGNGVLEYEVTVDAKLDYVLWFHFAEIDSIVKKKGQRVFDVLVNDKNVSRVDIYAQVGSFAAYSFQYTVHNLSSSALTVKLRPVTGAPLISGIENYALIPNDISTAPEQVAAMKALKVSLRVPDRMGWNGDPCAPTNWDTWEGVTCHSNKDGTALVISQIDLGSQGLKGYLSDQISLLSNLVSLNLSSNSLVGTLPSGLGHKSLVRLDLSNNQFSGPIPESLASSSLQLALLSNNLLEGPVQEELYSIGVHGGTIDLSGNKGLCGVPSLPQCSLFWENGHLSTGGKIVLALSCLVFVSLLLLGVCICIKRGRNDYDFAPTHDLTTMAAKRNRYQRQKSLMLLEMESQHAKGLPSPYGPH, encoded by the exons ATGCTTCTCTTCTTCCCACCTCTTTTAACTAATTTAACTAACGCGCTTTCTGCTTTACTCAACTGCTTTCCTTTCCTTCTCCTCGCAGATATTTCTTACTATATAGACTGCGGCGGCCCCACTAACTCCACCGACCACTTCAACACCACCTGGCTCTCCGACCGCTTCTTCACTGGCGGCCTTACTTCCGTCGTCTCTGAGCCCCTTCACTTCCGCTTCCCTCAGGAGAAGACTCTCCGTTTTTTTCCTCTTTCCTCTGGGAAGAAGAACTGCTATATTGTTCCGCTTCCTAGTGGCCGTTACTATATTCGTACTTTCACTGTTTATGACAACTATGACGGTAAGTCTCATTCTCCGAGTTTCGATGCCTCCGTTGAAGGAACTCTTGTTTTCTCCTGGCGCTCCCCTTGGTCTGAGAATCTCGCTCGTGACGGTGCTTACTCTGATCTCTTCGCGTTTGTTAAAGATGGTGAGGCGGATATCTGTTTTTACAGCATTGCTACTGATCCTCCGGTGATCGGTTCTCTCGAAATCCGTCAAATTGATTCGCTGTCGTATGATTCTGATAAAATTGGTAACAATTTCATCCTCGTCAACTACGGCCGTTTATCCTGCGGCTCCCTCCAAGGGGGACCAGGGTTCAGCAGCGATACTGACGTCTTCGGCCGCTCTTGGCAGTCCGATTCTGTATTTCGATCCCAAAGCACCTCAAACAAATTTCATTCCTTCTCCACCCGAGAAAAAATAACTGGCACAGGTCAGGCACCGAATTTCTTCCCAATGAAGCTTTACCAGTCTGCAGTTACGGGAAACGGAGTTTTGGAGTACGAAGTAACCGTGGATGCGAAATTGGATTACGTGCTGTGGTTTCACTTCGCTGAGATTGATTCGATCGTGAAGAAGAAGGGGCAGAGAGTCTTTGATGTGCTGGTGAATGACAAAAACGTTAGTAGAGTTGATATTTATGCGCAGGTTGGGAGCTTCGCAGCCTATAGCTTCCAGTATACGGTGCACAATCTGAGCAGTAGTGCGTTGACTGTGAAGCTAAGGCCGGTTACGGGGGCGCCACTGATTAGTGGAATTGAGAATTATGCTCTGATTCCGAACGATATCTCCACAGCTCCTGAGCAAG TTGCTGCTATGAAAGCATTGAAGGTGTCTCTTCGTGTTCCTGATAGAATGGGTTGGAACGGTGATCCTTGCGCTCCTACTAACTGGGATACTTGGGAAGGTGTTACCTGCCATTCCAACAAAGATGGAACTGCTCTTGTTATATCCCAAAT AGATCTCGGAAGCCAGGGCTTGAAAGGTTACTTAAGTGATCAGATTAGTCTTTTATCAAACTTGGTAAGCCT GAATTTAAGTTCTAATTCTTTGGTAGGCACTCTTCCATCAGGGCTAGGTCATAAATCACTTGTGCGGTT GGATTTATCAAACAATCAGTTCTCTGGACCCATACCAGAAAGTCTAGCATCTTCAAGTCTGCAGCTTGC GTTATTGAGTAATAACTTGTTGGAAGGACCAGTGCAAGAGGAGCTTTATTCAATTGGTGTGCATGGTGGAACTATTGA CCTGTCTGGTAACAAAGGTTTGTGTGGAGTTCCCTCTTTGCCACAATGCTCATTATTTTGGGAAAATGGGCATTTATCCACTGGTGGTAAAATTGTGCTAGCCCTATCGTGTCTTGTTTTTGTCTCTTTGCTTCTCTTGGGAGTATGCATATGCATCAAGAGGGGGAGAAATGATTATGACTTTGCCCCCACTCATGATTTAACAA
- the LOC110617508 gene encoding serine/threonine-protein kinase STN7, chloroplastic — MATVSPGGAAVVPIRLHNHKSTPSSPFFGKKLNARPSSRAIFSTHRTLSVLASGGEFFDAVHNFFLGVGVGLPCTVMECGDIIYRSTLPKSNGLTLTAPGAALALAAVSYLWATPGVAPGFFDMFFLAFVERLFRPSFRKDDFVLGKKLGEGAFGVVYRVSLAKKPSSKREGDLVLKKATEYGAVEIWMNERVRRACANSCADFVYGFLERSSKKGDEYWLIWRFEGETTLYDLMQSKEFPYNVEAMILNEVQDLPKGLERENRIIQTIMRQILFALDGLHSTGIVHRDIKPQNIIFSEGSQSFKIIDLGAAADLRVGINYIPNEFLLDPRYAAPEQYIMSTQTPSAPSPPVATILSPVLWQMNLPDRFDVYSAGLIFLQMAFPGLHTDNSLIQFNRQLKRCDYDLVAWRKSVEPRAGPELRRGFELLDLDGGIGWELLTSMVRYKARQRISAKAALAHPYFDREGLLVLSFMQNLRLQLFRATQQDYGEAANWIIQRMAKSGTEKEGGFTEAQLQELREKVEPRNKASAQRNILASALRLQRKIVRTLNESMDELSRRSKSVWWSRWIPREE; from the exons ATGGCCACCGTTTCACCAGGTGGAGCTGCTGTTGTCCCGATCAGACTCCATAACCACAAATCAACACCTTCTTCCCCATTTTTTGGCAAGAAACTTAACGCCAGGCCTTCTTCCAGGGCCATATTCTCAACCCACAGAACACTTTCAGTTCTTGCATCAGGAGGAGAGTTCTTCGATGCAGTTCATAACTTCTTTTTGGGTGTTGGAGTTGGCCTACCTTGTACTGTGATGGAGTGTGGTGATATCATATACAGAAGCACTCTGCCCAAGTCCAATGGCTTGACTCTTACTGCTCCTGGTGCAGCTTTGGCTCTGGCTGCTGTGTCTTATCTTTGGGCTACTCCTGGTGTGGCTCCTGGCTTCTTTGACATGTTTTTTCTGGCTTTTGTTGAGAGGCTGTTTAGACCCTCTTTTAGAAAG GATGACTTTGTTCTGGGGAAGAAGTTGGGGGAGGGAGCCTTTGGAGTCGTTTATAGAGTTTCATTGGCTAAGAAGCCTTCTTCCAAG AGGGAAGGCGACTTGGTTTTGAAAAAGGCTACTGAATATGGGGCAGTGGAAATTTGGATGAACGAGCGTGTTCGAAGGGCTTGTGCAAACAGCTGTGCAGATTTTGTATATGGATTTCTTGAG AGGTCATCAAAGAAAGGAGATGAATATTGGCTTATATGGCGTTTTGAAGGGGAGACTACGCTTTATGATTTGATGCAGAGTAAAGAGTTCCCCTACAAT GTAGAGGCAATGATTCTCAATGAGGTTCAAGACTTGCCTAAGGGGTTGGAAAGGGAAAACAGAATCATTCAAACTATTATGAGACAGATTTTATTTGCACTGGATGGTCTTCATTCAACTGGGATAGTGCATAGGGATATTAAGCCTcagaatattattttttctgaAG GGTCTCAGTCATTCAAGATCATTGATCTTGGAGCTGCTGCAGATCTCCGAGTGGGAATCAACTATATTCCAAATGAGTTTCTTTTGGATCCAAG GTATGCAGCACCAGAGCAATACATCATGAGCACACAAACTCCATCTGCTCCATCACCTCCAGTGGCAACTATACTTTCCCCAGTGCTATGGCAG ATGAATTTGCCTGATAGATTTGATGTTTACAGTGCTGGACTAATTTTCCTACAAATG GCATTTCCAGGATTGCACACTGACAATAGCCTCATACAGTTCAATCGACAGTTAAAAAGATGTGATTATGACTTAGTTGCCTGGAGAAAAAGTGTAGAGCCACGTGCTGGCCCTGAACTTCGAAGGGGCTTTGAGTTGTTGGATTTAGATGGGGGGATAGGATGGGAGCTTCTAACTTCAATGGTTCGATACAAAGCACGACAAAGAATAAGTGCGAAAGCAGCTTTAGCTCATCCCTACTTTGATCGCGAAGGACTATTAGTTTTGTCATTCATGCAGAACCTAAGGCTGCAACTCTTTCGTGCAACACAACAGGATTATGGGGAAGCTGCCAACTGGATTATTCAGCGAATGGCAAAATCTGGAACAGAGAAGGAGGGTGGCTTCACTGAGGCTCAGCTTCAAGAACTTCGA GAAAAAGTTGAACCCAGAAATAAGGCAAGTGCTCAAAGGAATATTCTCGCGTCAGCTCTTCGTCTTCAAAGGAAGATAGTAAGAACATTGAATGAGAGCATGGATGAGCTTAGCAGACGCAGTAAGAGTGTATGGTGGAGCAGGTGGATCCCAAGAGAGGAATGA
- the LOC110617305 gene encoding receptor-like protein 4 isoform X3, whose product MLLFFPPLLTNLTNALSALLNCFPFLLLADISYYIDCGGPTNSTDHFNTTWLSDRFFTGGLTSVVSEPLHFRFPQEKTLRFFPLSSGKKNCYIVPLPSGRYYIRTFTVYDNYDGKSHSPSFDASVEGTLVFSWRSPWSENLARDGAYSDLFAFVKDGEADICFYSIATDPPVIGSLEIRQIDSLSYDSDKIGNNFILVNYGRLSCGSLQGGPGFSSDTDVFGRSWQSDSVFRSQSTSNKFHSFSTREKITGTGQAPNFFPMKLYQSAVTGNGVLEYEVTVDAKLDYVLWFHFAEIDSIVKKKGQRVFDVLVNDKNVSRVDIYAQVGSFAAYSFQYTVHNLSSSALTVKLRPVTGAPLISGIENYALIPNDISTAPEQVAAMKALKVSLRVPDRMGWNGDPCAPTNWDTWEGVTCHSNKDGTALVISQMNLSSNSLVGTLPSGLGHKSLVRLDLSNNQFSGPIPESLASSSLQLALLSNNLLEGPVQEELYSIGVHGGTIDLSGNKGLCGVPSLPQCSLFWENGHLSTGGKIVLALSCLVFVSLLLLGVCICIKRGRNDYDFAPTHDLTTMAAKRNRYQRQKSLMLLEMESQHAKGLPSPYGPH is encoded by the exons ATGCTTCTCTTCTTCCCACCTCTTTTAACTAATTTAACTAACGCGCTTTCTGCTTTACTCAACTGCTTTCCTTTCCTTCTCCTCGCAGATATTTCTTACTATATAGACTGCGGCGGCCCCACTAACTCCACCGACCACTTCAACACCACCTGGCTCTCCGACCGCTTCTTCACTGGCGGCCTTACTTCCGTCGTCTCTGAGCCCCTTCACTTCCGCTTCCCTCAGGAGAAGACTCTCCGTTTTTTTCCTCTTTCCTCTGGGAAGAAGAACTGCTATATTGTTCCGCTTCCTAGTGGCCGTTACTATATTCGTACTTTCACTGTTTATGACAACTATGACGGTAAGTCTCATTCTCCGAGTTTCGATGCCTCCGTTGAAGGAACTCTTGTTTTCTCCTGGCGCTCCCCTTGGTCTGAGAATCTCGCTCGTGACGGTGCTTACTCTGATCTCTTCGCGTTTGTTAAAGATGGTGAGGCGGATATCTGTTTTTACAGCATTGCTACTGATCCTCCGGTGATCGGTTCTCTCGAAATCCGTCAAATTGATTCGCTGTCGTATGATTCTGATAAAATTGGTAACAATTTCATCCTCGTCAACTACGGCCGTTTATCCTGCGGCTCCCTCCAAGGGGGACCAGGGTTCAGCAGCGATACTGACGTCTTCGGCCGCTCTTGGCAGTCCGATTCTGTATTTCGATCCCAAAGCACCTCAAACAAATTTCATTCCTTCTCCACCCGAGAAAAAATAACTGGCACAGGTCAGGCACCGAATTTCTTCCCAATGAAGCTTTACCAGTCTGCAGTTACGGGAAACGGAGTTTTGGAGTACGAAGTAACCGTGGATGCGAAATTGGATTACGTGCTGTGGTTTCACTTCGCTGAGATTGATTCGATCGTGAAGAAGAAGGGGCAGAGAGTCTTTGATGTGCTGGTGAATGACAAAAACGTTAGTAGAGTTGATATTTATGCGCAGGTTGGGAGCTTCGCAGCCTATAGCTTCCAGTATACGGTGCACAATCTGAGCAGTAGTGCGTTGACTGTGAAGCTAAGGCCGGTTACGGGGGCGCCACTGATTAGTGGAATTGAGAATTATGCTCTGATTCCGAACGATATCTCCACAGCTCCTGAGCAAG TTGCTGCTATGAAAGCATTGAAGGTGTCTCTTCGTGTTCCTGATAGAATGGGTTGGAACGGTGATCCTTGCGCTCCTACTAACTGGGATACTTGGGAAGGTGTTACCTGCCATTCCAACAAAGATGGAACTGCTCTTGTTATATCCCAAAT GAATTTAAGTTCTAATTCTTTGGTAGGCACTCTTCCATCAGGGCTAGGTCATAAATCACTTGTGCGGTT GGATTTATCAAACAATCAGTTCTCTGGACCCATACCAGAAAGTCTAGCATCTTCAAGTCTGCAGCTTGC GTTATTGAGTAATAACTTGTTGGAAGGACCAGTGCAAGAGGAGCTTTATTCAATTGGTGTGCATGGTGGAACTATTGA CCTGTCTGGTAACAAAGGTTTGTGTGGAGTTCCCTCTTTGCCACAATGCTCATTATTTTGGGAAAATGGGCATTTATCCACTGGTGGTAAAATTGTGCTAGCCCTATCGTGTCTTGTTTTTGTCTCTTTGCTTCTCTTGGGAGTATGCATATGCATCAAGAGGGGGAGAAATGATTATGACTTTGCCCCCACTCATGATTTAACAA